GTCCAGGAACAGCCCTAGATAAACTGGGCAATGTTTGCCAATTCATCAGTTGAAAATCTGAAAGCCTTAACTGATTTAATCTAATACCTTGAGTCCGAGAGATTGTTGATAAATTAAGTTTTTCCATGCTTAATTCAGTATCTTCAAAGTCTCCCAGTTTCAAGAATGTTGCAATACTTTGTCCCGATTTCCAAATTCTAGTTTCATTCCTGCCATTAGCCTGGAAAGTAACCTTGCCATCTTCAGAAATAATCATGTTACTAAATTTCAGACGAGACCAATCAGGTAGAAAGCCATTAGGAGATTTAATTACAGGAACTTGAGCTTGTGCCTTTGGGAGAATAAAACCAATTACTTGATTGAGAACTCCATATTTCCAAAAACTATGAAGAAATAGAAAAGATAACAATCCCAGTAAAATAAAATATCTAAACTGACTACTTTTCTGGGACTTGAATTGATAATTTGATTTTTCTTGTTGTTGAGTCATATTTTTATCTAATTTTGTAAGTATTCAGAACACAAAGTGTAAGAATTCAGCATTCAGGAGTCAAAAGTCAGAATTTAAAAACAATGAGCGTATGATTTATATGTAAGAATTCAGCACCCAGGAGTCAGAAGTCAGAATTTATTAGAACTGTTATGTAACTAGGATATTTATTTACCAAATCTTCTCCTGATTCTTTAACCCTTCTGACTCCTGAATTCTTACATTTATATATTGCTCTAGCAAAAATTTGCTTAATTTCCCAATATTCTGGATTCTGACTCCTGAGTACTGAATTCTTATTTAACTGTTTTGTCCAAGTTTTATTAATTTATTCACTAATTCCATCGAGATAACTGCTTTATTTGCAGATGTTGTCAAGTCATCACCTTGTTGTAAGTACGTGAGCAATTTTTTGAGTCGTTGATGTAGCTCATCATTTGGATTAAGCGTTTTATTTTTAATAGAAATAGCAATACCATTTCGGATGCTATTAACTGTCTCAAAGTTCGTAACTAATGATGGAAGTTGAGGTGTGGTTGTAGTTTTCTTTTCTACGGCATCAGGTGTAATGACTACTTGACTGTATTTCGGACTGCCAGAAGAAACAGCTACACGAAAGCTGTAGGCTTTGCGATCGCCGTTTGTATTTTGCGTGATAATTGTCAGTAGAGTGCTGGATGTCTGCGGTAGTCCAGGAATGTTAACTTTTTTGATTCGCCGGAGATAAATCAGCCCAGCACCAGGGCTTTGACAATTTTGGTCAAGTTTATCTAAACAGCCATCTGTATCTACCAGAATTTGTGATGGGTCATCTAACCAAACTCTTTTGATTGTTTCCTGGACTTGATAAAAGGAAATGGCGACACCATGACCATTCCAAACATTGATAGTTTGTAGTGTGGCAGTTTGACCATAAGCTTGCGTTTGCTTGATGCTGCGGACTACAGGTGCAGCAATTGTGATGACTGGAAAAGAGCAAACTAAGGAGATGACTACACCAATGTAAGGTAAGCTTTTCACGGCAACTCCAAAGTGCGATTCACAATAAAAGTAACTTTAGTGCCTTGGGGGATATACCAAACATTGGGACGAGCCAGTATTTCTTGTGTAGAACTTTCGGCACGAGAACTAACAATGTCTCCCAATTTTTCAAAAGCACCTTGCAAGAAAGCACCACCAATGTTGCGTCGATTATTTTGAATGTTAGTGTTGGAAAAAGCACCCCCGAAACCCGTTTGTATAGATTGTTGAACATCAGGCTGATTGATAATTTCACCAACTTTGGCAAGTCCCCCAACTAATCCCACAGTCAGGTCATACTGGGCAATTTCACCACCCTTATCCTGAAATTTTTTCGCAATCAAGGGTTTACCACCTTGGGCATGAATCGAAATAGCCCCAGCAGTTAGAGGATATTCAGTGTTGTCCTTGATAATACTTCTGACGTAAGCAGTGGCATAATTACCAGCATCAACAGATGCCAGTTCCACCACTAATAAAGTATCGCGCCCAATTGCCACCTTACCATAATTGTCATGTAAGTCTTGGGTCAGTTTGGCGACAAATCGTTGACTATCTTCAGTTTTTTGTCTGCTGTTAGTGTTATCAGTTTGTTGTTTGACTAATGGTGTAATTAAGATCCCAGTAGCGAATTCACCAACTGTCAGGTATTGAGTTTGTTGACCTTGAAGGATTTGTTCTTCTTGGGGTAAATACTTGTCAGATTTAAGTTGAGTATCAGCCTGCCATCGGGGGCGGATTTGTTCGATGTCACTGGATATGTTTTCGTTGGTAGGCTCAGGTACACTTAACATATCTGCTGGTTCTGTTAGTGGTGGTGTTGTCTGGGTGAATGATGCAGGATATTCACCGGGGTCAGTGATTGTTGATTCACCAACAGAACTATCAGCGTAAGCTATGAGTCCGTAGGAGCCAATAGTGCGGAGTCGGTTAAATTCAGCAGTCGGGTCTATGGCTTTTGTCGCTGGTGTGGTCACGAGATTATTAACTCTAGGGCTGGAATTAACAAAACTACGTGGTAGAGCAGGAGGTGAATTAACTCTACTAACCTTGGAAGCTGGGGGTTGGTAACGTGTTGGGGATTGAACTGTTCGCGGTGTTACTGGAGCGGGGTTAGAAACTATCGAAGTTGTTTTTTGGGTTTCAACTTCTGGTAATGGAACTTGCTTACTTTGATTGCTGTTGAGTTTGTTTAACTCATCTTCCTGTTTTGAAAGCGCGAGTTTGGCATAAACATCTCCATCATCAACTTTTTCTTCAACTGCGGATGTGTCTTGAAGCTGTTTAGCAGGTTTAATTGCTTCTTTGGTTGACGGATTAAAAATACTGTTGAGAAAGAGGAAGATGATGAAAAAGGCTGACCCAAAAGGTACGGCAACTATCAGCAATCTTGACCAGGGAGACGTGGATAGATTGTGCTTAGTAATTTTAGGTATTTCTTTCTCTTGCTCATCAGAAAACTCAGGAAGCTTACAATCATCTTCCACTTTTAATAGATTATCAATGCTTGAAGAACTGTCAGTCATTCGCTTTGCTCCAATTCAAATTTTTTTATGACAATCCCTGTAAATGAATTTAGGTGTGAGAAATCTCAATCAAAAGTTTTTATTTATTCTTAATTTTGAATTTTGAATTTTGAATTGTTTCTTTACCTTCTGCCAAGATTCAAATCAGTAATTTGGGTAATTTCCAGTCCGGCTTGGCGGACTTGATATATTTTTCTTGCTAAAGCACTCGTGTCCTTTGGTATTTCTTGTGGACTAGAAATAGCTTCCACTGTAATAGTTTTATTAAAAGAAATACCTTTTCCCGCGTTATCATTTCTGTTAAAAGTAACAAGTGTTGCGACTAAATCAACTTCCCATTTACCATCCCTTATTTTGCGCGGTTCTGAGATAAATCGAGGGATGAGAGAAACTTGTTGCTCACCGTTAAATATGCCTGTTGGTGTCAAGCTGGCAAGTTTCTTTAAAAAAGCAGCCCGAAAACCTTGATTTTCGCTCAAAGCAAAAGCCGCATCATAAGCTTTACTTGCTACTTTGCTATTTCCTCTTCCAATATTTCCAACTTCTACACCAGTATCTGCCTTAGTAATCGGTTCTCCTTTTTCATTGAATGTTTGTACAATTCCGTCCCAATTGAACATAGTAATGAAGGTGTCAGACACAAATTTCTTGATAACCTCATTAGAACGCTCTTGGGGTTCTACTGCTCTAGCAATAATTGTGTTCCCGCTTGCTAGTTGCACTAAAGTTAATGGCTTCTGACTTAATGTATGAATAGCTACATAATTTATCAGTTGTAATAATAAGGAAAGCACAGCCATTGAAAAGCCAGCCAGCGAAATTATTCCGACTCTAGTAGGTACAGATTTGCTATAGCTTAAAAGCTGTAATGGTTCGGCTTTTTCTTTCTTTTTTGTAAACATTGCTCATACCAATTCACTAAAATAATGAAACAGATGTAAACACTCAAAGCTTTGATTAATTAGGCTTTTTCAATTGCGAATTGCGTTAGCGAGCCTGTGAGCGTCATTGCGAATTGCAAATTGGTATCACCTCTATTTTTTAGCAGCTAAACTAGCGCCTTTTGTCACAAATGCTTTACCAGCATCAATTACAATGCTGGTGTAAATTTCAGCCGCTTTGTTGATTTGTTGCCACAAAGCTAATCCACCACCCGCCGCTAACCCGGCTGAGAGAAATGGAGCCATGATGCCGATGGTGAACAGGAAGAATAAGGGTTGATCTGCACTGGAGGTAGCCATCAGTTGTCCTGCCAGCCCAATCATGATATTGAAGGAAAGTTTTCCTATTCCCACAGAGAAATACCCAGTCAGCCAAGCAAATATAGCCTTAGAACCATAAGGTAACAATGAGCCGCCCACTGCCAAAGGGCCAAGGTAGGCTGTTAAGAGCATTGTTAGTTCAATACTCCACTGGTATGCACCATTTAGTCCAAGCAAGATGGCTGAAACAATTTCGATGATTCGTGAGCCTATATATGCACTAAATGGAGAAAAAATTACCTGAAGTGGGTTGGCTTTGTTTTGTATAGCTTGTATTGGCGCTTGAATAATTCTATCCAAAGTTTGAATAAATGATGCAAAAGGTGCTGCCCACGTCCTCGCACCAGGCGCTTGCTGAAAATAAGTCGGATATTGATTTGTTAGCCTTTGTCTGGCATCCTCCAAACATTTAATTGATTCTTGGGGTGTTAGTGACGATGTTTTACAGTTTTGAATTTCATTGGCAATTGCACTGCGAACTGCTACAACTCCTGCTGCTCTTTGATACGCCCCAGCCAAATTAGTTCCCGCCGCCGCCTTTTGTAAAACAAAATTGTTTGTATTGTTTATGTAATTTCTGATAGCTATTGTGCCTTGTCCTAACAATTGCCCATCATTTACTAACAAGGCAACAATTAGCAATACCCAAATAAAGTCTGTATATGGCTTTTGTTCTTCTCCATTCAACATTTGTTTTGTCCATTCAACCATAAAGAAAACAAATGTTGCGACGGCAAACAATACACCTACATCACAAAGTGTTGCATATAAAGTACCTGTTGTAACTTCTTGCCAAAGCTCGTCAAAGCCCTGGGCTAATGCTTGTGCTGCTTGGGCTGCTTGTTGAATTAAATCTCCACCAGCAAACTGAGATTGAGCAAATAAATAATTTTTGATTAGCATAATATCTCCAATTCAAAATTATTTCTTTAAATTTTGAATTTTGAATTTTGAATTTATTTTTCAATGTACGTAGGATCTAAACGAGTTAGCACTGCTAATTCAGTGATCAAAGATGTTGTCCCCGTATTAATAAGTTGCTCATTGGCTTTTTGAGCAGCTAAATTATCAGCTACTTGAGTCAGTAGCATATTTGAATGTACTGTGTCGTACCGTTGTTGTAGTGAATCAGTACGTTGATTGGATAACATACCGACAATTAGGGCATTTTGATTTGCGATTACTTTTAAGATATTTTGAGAAGCATCCATTCCTTGGGCCTCATCAGCCAGATTTTGAGCTTCTTGAGCGACTTGCAAGTTATCGTCAACTTTAACTTTTGTTTCCTCCTGTCCCTCTTTTCCTAAAGCTTGAGAAATTTTTAACTTGGAGATCGCTCTTTGTATCGCTTCACCTTTTGCTTGTGCTGTCGGTAGCGATTCTTCATCAGCAGTTTTATTTTTGAAATCTTCACCTGCCGCAACTGGATCTGGCTCACCCATATCGCCTACAGAGTCTTGAGTTGAATCTTCTGCGTCTTGTCCTTGTTCTCCCCAAGCCTCTCTAATCTTGGTGATTAGAGTCAAAATTTTCTGGAAATCCTGATCCAGTTGCAAACCATAACTAGGAGCGATAAACAAGGTACTACTTATAGTCAAAATCACAGCAGTAATGACAGCTATTCTGCGAGTTTTCACGTTACACCTGCTTTGTTTTGTTTAAGATGCTTGAGTAATTGTTGAGCTTCCAGAGAAAGTTCTTCGTCTCGAATCATTCTGATGTAATCTTCAGAAAAACGGACTAAGCCCAATAGTTGATTATTTTGGTATTGTTTGAGAAACAAAGTACGTAGTTCTTGTTCATAGGGGTTGTTAGCCACTGCTGCTAATAAACAGTAAGCCGGATAAAAGCGACAAAATGTAAGTTTGCCGTTATCGTCCAACAACCACTGAGAATAAATGCCCTCCTTTTTTGGATAAAAAGCTTCTGTGCTATTGACCCTAATGATTTCATGAGGATATTTAAAACGCTCGATAAATGGGTCAACTGCTGATGTTTGAACTCTGCCAACTAAGCGTGTAGTGATGTTGGCGAAAATTTTAGCTGATGCTTTACATTGATAAATACTCTCTGGCTCTTGTGCAGAAAGAATCACGCGAATACCTGATTTAGCACCGTTAGCACACAACCGTCCAATTAGTTCGGCAATTGAATCAAACTGAAATAAAATTGGTGCTTCATCTAGGAAGAATATACTTGCTTTTGATGATAATGCCCGACGCAGTGCTGCCGCATAAGCACTTAAAGCTAGTATCGCTGCATCTGCTTCACTTGATAAATTTCTTAACGCAAATACCAATAGTTTAGCATCAGTTCTAAAGCTGGATGGTCGAGAAATTGATTGCCCTACGCTCGTTGATAACCAATAGTTTATTCTCAGACGAACTTGCTCTAATGCTTCTAAAATATTTTTACTATTACTAGCAATTGAATCTAGCTTAATAAAAGCAGGTGAACAGTAATTATAAAAGTCTTTTAGCGTTGGCATTCCTGCCCAAGCTTCGGTTCCTACACCAGATTCTATCGCTGCTTTATAGCGGAGTTTTATATCATCATCGTTAAAGAAGGTTTTTAATGCTAAAGCCACAACTGATTCAATGTTGGTAATCATTGATGGACTCACGCCAATTGTGCTATTTCCAATAATCATGGTCATAAGAACCGATTTCAGGAATTCCTTAAAATCATTCAATCGTTCATTAATTAAGTCTTTTTCTAATCCTCTTAAATCAGGCAATTCAAATAGATTGTTTGACTCCTTGGAAATGTCAAAGTAAGCTCCCTCTTCACCCAGTAATTTTGTATAGTCGGTAAATGTAGATGTTCCATCTGGTTTTGGGTAATCCAGAGCTACCACTGGAATATCCTGGGCGAGGGCTGGCGTAAGAATTCCTGCAACCAGCACTGATTTCCCAGAACGAGTTGCCCCAAACACTGCAAGGTTTTTATGATTCTGGTACAAGTCTAGGTATACTGGTGTTCCGCCCTCATCAGCAATTAGCTCAAATCCAGAGCGATCTCCTGTGGCTGTGCGAATCAGTGGCATCAACCCTGGAGCTTCATTACTAAAGTATGGCAGTCTGCGCTTAAATGGTTTGGTAAGTAACGGCTCCCAAACGAAAGGACAACACTGCAACCATACCTTCCAAGCATATTCAGTTTCTCTGTCAACTACGGCTGGACGCAGGAAATAACTGGCGAGATAGCGACAAGCCTCATCTAACTCTCGTGTGGTTTTGCGGTGTACCAGAAAAGCAACAGCACTATGTACAACCACATTGCCTTTGTAGATTGTCTTTTGTGCTTCTACTGCTTCCTCTATGTTCATACCAGATTTGACATCGATATTGCCTTTCTGAGATGACAAGGTTGTACTTGTGATTGACTGTTTAGTAATGCGTTGTAGATTGGTTTTGGTAATGCCTTGATTTGCTTTTGTTAGCTGACACAAGATTTCTGTGTCAAAAATGCTGTCTCTAGAAATTAGTTCCCACAAGTAACGTAATTGAGCTTTTTCATCAATCCAGCCCCCTGGTTTTTGGCTGAAGTTGAGCGCCCCTATATATTTATCTTGAATTTTTACCCATCTTCTATCAAAAAAAGGCACAGATGCTTCATTCTCTAAAAGATGATGGCGAACATGAAAATCACTTGTTTGGCTTTCAACTAGTCCATTGTTCTCACTGATTGTTAACGGGTTAGGAATTGCTGGAGGTTGAGAGAGATTTAATTGCTGCCAAATTACTTCCCATATTTCAGATGCACTTAAAGTCCTAATTCCCAATTTCATTTTATTGCTGAGTATTGATTCCCACAATAAGAATCCATCACTAAATGAATTACTGAGGATATTTTCAATTCTGGTATTGTTAAATCCATGAATTTCTCCCGTAAACTTATACCAGCCTTTTTCTAGTTTCCTGATGATACCCTCAATAACATCTGAGCTTTTGTTGTCGTCGTCAGCAACAGTATAAGTACACCATAACCGGAGAAATTTATTTTTCCGAATTCCTAACTTCGTTAGCTCTTTTATTCGCAGCCTTTCACTCCGTACTAAAAGTTTCAGTTGGTCGATTTCGCATTTATTTTCTATAACTTTTAATTCTTGCTGTCTAGCATAGTCTGACGTAAATGAGCCTAAGTGAATAGTCAGAAATTCTTTTTCTGGGATTTCTTTTAGTCCAGCTTCTATACCGTCAAATATTGGTAGTATTTGCTCATTCGGTAAATTTGGGTGGATACCCAAGCAGTCGAAACAAAACTTAATTTGAATATCTTCTTTTCTTTTCAGAATTAATGCCCCGACTCTTTTTCTCCCACCTAAATTTATGTCACAGACTCCTGCTAAATGAATAACATCCTCAAAAGGAGTCAGCGTTTTAACTACGTTAATTTGTTCGGAATCTAGAGACTGCTTACCTAATTTATCAGTTTTTTTTGACTTAGTTTTCATCTTGATTCTTTAACGCTTTATAAGTCATATAACCTCTGCTAATTCGAGGTACACCGACGAACTTTCCAAAGAAATTTCGATTAGAAGATAGAACCCACCAAGTCGCCCATCCCCATGCAATACTTAATCCTGTCGCTAACCAACTCACTTGGAATATGTAATTCAGCACCAATACATTGAGTATTGCTATTGCTGACCAAGGAAATATTTGGTCTGCTGGGAAGGGGCCTAGTCTGGGTCTGTCTCCTAATATTCTGTTGACAATCCTGAATTTTTCTTTGCTCATACCAAGCACACAATTCGTAATTCATAATTTAAAAACGTAAGTATTTAGGGAGGAAGGAGGAGGCGGTGCGGTGGACGGGTTTCCCGGCATAAAGGAGACAGTTGCGTCGGTCGCCAGACTTGAGCAAACTGTCGTCAACTGCCGTTCAGAATTCATGCTGAATTCTAAATTCTTACACAGAATTCAGGAGTCAGAAGGGTTAAAGAATCAGAGGAAGATTTGGTAAATGAATATCCTATTTATATAACAGTCCTGATAAATTCTGACTTCTGACTCCTGGGTGCTGAATTCTTACAATTCTGTTTTCTGACTCCTTTTTATATCATTTACTTTTTTAAGAAAATAGTTAAAGAGGGGAAGAAAAAAACACCCATTTTGATTGTTTTCAACAACTAAATCTTGATAATTTATTGAACAATCAATCCTGTCACTAAGTCAGCTACAAAAACTGCCAACACGATAATTAATGGTGTTCTTGCTAAACTTTGCCAGTCCTCATCATTTCGGGCTGCTTGAATGATTCGCACAATAGCTACACCTAAATATAGCAAGAATAGCCCTCTTAATACGTTGAAAAATAATTCGACTACCAATTGTGTTTGAGCGTTACCACCAGCGTTATTAAAAACACGAACCATCCATGTTTGCGCTCTTTGAAAAAACTGAGCATCTGCTGGAGCATGAGCAAAATCCAATACAAAAACAATTGCTAGAACCGTAAACAGCACAGCATAAAGATTCACTCCATACTTGCGTTGTATTTTTTCAAAATTAGTCAGTAAAGCTTGTGTTTGCTTTGGAATTGCAACTGCAATTGCTCCCACAATCATGAACCCACCTAGCAATATATTATGGACTGACATCTCAACAATCATCAGCACACCTGTTATTCCCATGAGGGCGATGGTGCTATTTTTCATGATTTTGTTGTTCTTTTTGGATGAGGGAAGTTCGCGTGTATATGTTGTTTGCATCTCTCTTACTTAATTTAATAACTGAAAGACGAACACCCACATTATTTGTTGTGGCAACATAAAAACCCACAAACCTAAGTACGAAAAAAAATCATACTTTTGTCTACGGAAATGATTTGTTACTCATTTACCGTATTAATTATTCTCTTCATACAACTTTTGATGTATTCATTCAACACTGCAAGTATAAACAACAACAAAAAACAGGCCTTTAGGTAAATGTATTGCTATTGACTTTTTGGTAATTTTTGGATAGATAACTTATCCCCAACTCGAATGCCAGCACCAGGGGCGAGTTCCAAAACGTGCGTCGCAGCACTACCTTTGTAAATCGGACAAGGATTTTTGGGACAAGGTGGGGCGTTGTAAATCACTGTCGTCACTACATTATCTTTGAGATAAATTATGTCCAGTGGGATTTTGACCTGTGACATCCAGAATGGGACATCTTTGTATTCTTTACCGAGAACAAACAACATCCCGCGATCGCTCGGCAGAGATGACCGGAATTTCAAGCCTTTCCCCAATTCCTCTGGTGTACTGGCAACCTCTAGCTTAAATACTTGGTTGTTGTGGGTCAAAGTGTGGGTTACTGGTAGATACTGGGGGCGGGTTTGTAAGTAAACGAGGGTTGACGTTGCCACAACAATTGATATACCGGCGACAGGCCCCAGAATATTCAGGAACCTAAACCCCGCAATGTACAAGTCTTTTTCTGAAGGAATTTTTACTAATTGCATAAACGTTCACCCAAAAATATCAACGTTACCGACACTGTATATAGAAGAGTCAACCGGGGACGACGGCAACCCTTGTAAATCAGCCTTATTTCGCATACTCTCAACCCGGTCAGCTTCACGAATCGCTAGAGGGTTAATGTTTTGCCTTGCTTCCAGCAGCGCCGACAGTGTAATCTCAAGTGGTGGTAATTCCGATGGCATAGTGTCGTCGGGAAACATTTGGCAGAAAGTAGCGATTGCTGCTCGTTCCACAATCGCTTGAATCTCCGCGCCTACACAGCGATTGGTTGCTTTAAGTAATCTCTGCCATTCTTCAGTGCTGAAAGCATCTCCACCACGAAACCGCTTATCAAATCTGGCAAGGTGAATCTTGAATATGGTGTTGCGTTCGCCGTGGTTGGGCAAATCCACCTTGAAAATATCGTCAAACCTACCGCTTCGTGTTAATTCAGGTGGTAGCCAATCTAATCGGTTGACAGATGCCAGTATTAATACTTCGCTAGTACGTTCTTGCATCCAGGTTAAAAGCATACCAGCCAAGCGTTTGGATAAATCATCATCCCCGGCGAATCCCTTATCAAAGTCGTCCAAATAGAAGATGACACTGTTGAGACGGTCGAGCAATGTTAATAAAATTTTGAGCTTGTATTCGGCTAAGTTGCCGTAGCTGCGGAAGCTTCCCCACTCTACGATAATTAAAGGAAGTCCCAAACGCGCCGAGCAAGCTTTGGCTGAGTGCGATTTACCTGTGCCGGGAGGGCCGATTAGCAAAATACCCTTGGGTAGTCGGAGATTATAAGCTTTCGCCAGTGGTGTCAACAGTCGTTTGTATCGCTTAAATGCTTGTTGCATTAGCTCCAATCCACCAATCTCAATGGTTGGTGGCAGTAAAAAGTCAACGTTGTAAATTCGCTTAAACAGGTCAATTTTATAGGTAAATAGTTTTTTGATTAACTCTTGAGCGTTGAGACAACCAGATGCGATTGCTTGTCTGATACCATACTCAATATCAGCAAGATACATTCCCACACAGGCTCTAGCGGTAGAGTTAATATCTGTTTCGCTGTGATTGGGCAGGATCAGGGGTAAATGATTAGCAATTTCAGCAACACTTGGTAGCTGCTGAACTACGGTAGGGACTTCTGGTGCAATGTCAGTTGACAAGCTGGCATTTGGCCCCAACAAGATAGCAGTCTTGTTTGAGTTACGATTGTACAGTTTGAGGTTAATCAGCGCCGACTTGATCCACTCCGCCGTGAGAAAAAAGTCGGGGTTAGAAGTCTCTCCCAGCCAGGGAAACATCCCCTCCAGGATGAGAATGCCTTGTAAATCAGTGGTTTTCCAAAATCTCAAGATTTCAAAATAGTGTTCGCGTCGGTTTTTGGCGATCGCCTGATATTTGGTTTCAGGTTGTAATGTCAAGTCTTGGTCGTTGACAATTAACTGGTATAGTGAATCGTCCTCCAGCGTCCAGATGTAGCAGTTGATGTTTTGCTGCTGGCATTCGCTGGCGATGTTTTTGAGTAGCCGAATTCTCTCTTGCAAGGGAGATTCTATGGCAATTAGCTTGTTCTGGAGTTTTATTAACTCAAAAACTTGTTGAACTAATGTTGAACTCATAGGTTGACGTATTGTTGCCAACCAGATCATAAAAATCTTAAATAATTGCTTGCACCAACGAAAGTACAAAAATAAATAGTACCTTTGGCTATTGTTTTAAAGTTCCATTGCCTCATTTTTTTGTGGGTTCAATTTTTGGG
This window of the Aulosira sp. FACHB-615 genome carries:
- a CDS encoding ATP-binding protein; amino-acid sequence: MSSTLVQQVFELIKLQNKLIAIESPLQERIRLLKNIASECQQQNINCYIWTLEDDSLYQLIVNDQDLTLQPETKYQAIAKNRREHYFEILRFWKTTDLQGILILEGMFPWLGETSNPDFFLTAEWIKSALINLKLYNRNSNKTAILLGPNASLSTDIAPEVPTVVQQLPSVAEIANHLPLILPNHSETDINSTARACVGMYLADIEYGIRQAIASGCLNAQELIKKLFTYKIDLFKRIYNVDFLLPPTIEIGGLELMQQAFKRYKRLLTPLAKAYNLRLPKGILLIGPPGTGKSHSAKACSARLGLPLIIVEWGSFRSYGNLAEYKLKILLTLLDRLNSVIFYLDDFDKGFAGDDDLSKRLAGMLLTWMQERTSEVLILASVNRLDWLPPELTRSGRFDDIFKVDLPNHGERNTIFKIHLARFDKRFRGGDAFSTEEWQRLLKATNRCVGAEIQAIVERAAIATFCQMFPDDTMPSELPPLEITLSALLEARQNINPLAIREADRVESMRNKADLQGLPSSPVDSSIYSVGNVDIFG
- a CDS encoding DUF192 domain-containing protein yields the protein MQLVKIPSEKDLYIAGFRFLNILGPVAGISIVVATSTLVYLQTRPQYLPVTHTLTHNNQVFKLEVASTPEELGKGLKFRSSLPSDRGMLFVLGKEYKDVPFWMSQVKIPLDIIYLKDNVVTTVIYNAPPCPKNPCPIYKGSAATHVLELAPGAGIRVGDKLSIQKLPKSQ
- a CDS encoding TrbI/VirB10 family protein — encoded protein: MTDSSSSIDNLLKVEDDCKLPEFSDEQEKEIPKITKHNLSTSPWSRLLIVAVPFGSAFFIIFLFLNSIFNPSTKEAIKPAKQLQDTSAVEEKVDDGDVYAKLALSKQEDELNKLNSNQSKQVPLPEVETQKTTSIVSNPAPVTPRTVQSPTRYQPPASKVSRVNSPPALPRSFVNSSPRVNNLVTTPATKAIDPTAEFNRLRTIGSYGLIAYADSSVGESTITDPGEYPASFTQTTPPLTEPADMLSVPEPTNENISSDIEQIRPRWQADTQLKSDKYLPQEEQILQGQQTQYLTVGEFATGILITPLVKQQTDNTNSRQKTEDSQRFVAKLTQDLHDNYGKVAIGRDTLLVVELASVDAGNYATAYVRSIIKDNTEYPLTAGAISIHAQGGKPLIAKKFQDKGGEIAQYDLTVGLVGGLAKVGEIINQPDVQQSIQTGFGGAFSNTNIQNNRRNIGGAFLQGAFEKLGDIVSSRAESSTQEILARPNVWYIPQGTKVTFIVNRTLELP